From the Lathyrus oleraceus cultivar Zhongwan6 chromosome 4, CAAS_Psat_ZW6_1.0, whole genome shotgun sequence genome, one window contains:
- the LOC127076543 gene encoding FK506-binding protein 2, protein MKPFSIFLIFTVFIIASALVAAKNVADVTELQIGVKYKPASCEVQAHKGDKVKVHYRGKLTDGTVFDSSFERNNPIDFELGGGQVIKGWDQGLLGMCLGEKRKLKIPAKLGYGEQGSPPTIPGGATLIFDTELVGVNDKSLSEEKPTSSEF, encoded by the exons ATGAAGCCATTTTCAATTTTCCTCATCTTCACCGTCTTCATCATTGCATCAGCATTAG TTGCTGCGAAGAATGTTGCTGATGTAACGGAGTTGCAGATTGGCGTTAAG TATAAACCAGCATCATGTGAAGTTCAGGCACACAAAGGTGATAAAGTGAAAGTACACTACCGG GGAAAACTCACCGATGGAACTGTATTCGATTCTAGCTTTGAAAGAAATAATCCAATTGATTTTGAGCTTGGTGGTGGTCAAGTGATCAAAG GATGGGACCAAGGATTATTGGGAATGTGTCTTGGTGAGAAGCGAAAACTGAAAATCCCAGCAAAACTTGGCTACGGAGAACAGGGTTCCCCACCAACTATTCCAG GTGGCGCAACACTTATATTTGACACTGAGCTTGTGGGAGTGAATGACAAAAGCTTAAGCGAAGAAAAACCAACCTCCTCTGAATTTTAG